DNA sequence from the Vanrija pseudolonga chromosome 7, complete sequence genome:
CAGCGGCACcggaggagcaggagcagcaccaccagccgcccgcgccgtgccggctcTCATCCTGCCAGACTGGGACCGTGAGTGTCTAGCAATGCCATCCTGCGTGCGCCAGGCGTGAGCGTATGCGCCGCCCTACCACGCAGCGACGCGTTCCAACCCAGCACGTACACAcgcgctcacacccacccgcaGCCCTCCCGCCAAAACACCTCCACTCGTCGCTCGACCTCATATCCctgctccacctcgacggcctgtACAACTCGTACGTCCGCCCATACTTTGACCCGGTGcccgagacggacgacgagggcggcgccgacgggcacggcgccgcggcaggCGGCCGCGACAAGCCGGTGCGCCCGCGCAAGAAGCAGGGCTTGAGTAAAGGCTACGTGGGGTTGTTGGAGGACTGTATCGGTGAGTTACACCATCGCCTGCGTTGCGCCAGCCAACTCCCACTCACGCGTGCCCCAGACCCCGTGCCTATGGGCAGCCAGGCCGAGCACTCGCTCCTCCCGCTAGTGGGCGAGTGGCTCGACCCTCCGCGGCCGCTGGGCCCCGACGAGATCCCCGAAGGCACCATTACGCTCATCTCGGCCGACATCCTCGCgtcggccaagctcgaggtgggGCTCAAGCAGGACGGCTACGCGGGGGGCGAGaagctcggcgtgcgcgaggccgaggagcggcggcggcgcaagAAGCAGGCGCGTCTCAGCCAGTCGGTCGCGCCGGACCtgcccgacctcgcgctgccgtcCCCGACGGGCGGGGCACCCCCGACGCCGATCGCGCCGCCGAACCGCGGGCGCGGCACGCCGTTcactgcgccgcggcgcggaggaggcccGCCTGGctcaggcggcggcggcagcggtaggccgccatggccgcgcgcgtcggcaccgccggGCCACGGGCCAGGATACCGCCCCAACCCGGCAGGCGTGCGCCCCGGCacgccgggcacgccgaccccgcgcggcggcccaaCGCCCGGCACGCCTGGAGGCGGTGGCACGCCGCTCAAGCGgcccggcgacggcgcgtaccccgccgccgtgaaGAGAATGCGTCcgcacggcggcggtagcCGCAGCGCAAGCCCCGCAGACGTTGGCGTCAAGGCCATGTTCAAGGGCCATCGTCGGACCGAGGAGCCATAGGCGTGCGCGCAGGCTtggggacgaggaggaggcgggaGGCGGCGACCGCGCACAGAGAGTGCCATAGACTGGGCTCTTGTCCCGTGTTGATGTATCGATATCATCCAGACACCACTCACGCCCAATGTCATTTGCCATTCATTGCATACAGCTTACAGCAGGcctgcgcacgcgcgcagaCGACTCGCAAGAATAGGATAACGCAAAacaagacgacgacagcatGTGTGTACCGCTAGAGATGAATCAAAATCTACCTGTGATTATCGATCGCAACAAGTACAGACTCgagtgtgtggtggtgggtatGAGAGTGCAAAAGGAAAAAAGTGGGAGAGAGCGGCAGGGTTGCGCACGCCAAGAATTATTGTTGATTAGGCAGAGACAAGCGCAAGGACCCGAGGAAACCAAAACCAGCTGGGGGAGCGTGTCTAGTCCTTGTTCTTCTTGAaggcggccttgagcttgccaaAGAAGCCAgacttgcgcttcttgagcttggcagcgtgctcggcggcagcgtcggaTGCCTGAGTGGCTGACTGCGAGACCGACTGCTGGGCGTCCTTGGCAAAGTTGCTGACGGCGTTGCCAGCGTTGGTGGCAGCGCCGGAGGCACCGTTGACGGCGCCagtggcggcgtcgctgacgGCAGCTGGTGTCGAGGCAAGGGCGCTAGCGGCGGGGGTAGTGGCCTCCTTGGCAGAGTCAAAGGCGCCGGAGACAGTCTTCTGGGCCGAAGAGCTGACGttgccagcggcgtcggtggtAGCGCCAACAGCCTtgcccgcggcgtcggtggtggcagtggcgccCTGGGAAGCGGCGCCAGTGACGTTGCTAGCGGCGTCCTTCGAAACGGTAGCGGCCGAGTCgacagcaccaccagcagcaccggcagcggcaccagGGGTGGAAGCAGCAGTCGTGTAAACACTGCCAGTagcgtccttggccttgttgaAGACGTTGCCGCCAAAGTCGCTAGCCTTCTGAGCACCGCCAGTGACACCGGCagcgccgtccttggcgaggGTGGTCGCCTTGTCAGCGGTAGCGCTGAAGGCACCCGTAGTGGCATCGGCGGCACCCTTGGCCGAGTCGGTagcggccgtggccgtgttGCTGACAGAGTCGGTCACGCCGCTAGGAGCGTTGGGAGTAGTGGCCGAGGAGCCGGTGACCTTGCCGAAGGCACCCTTGATGCCGCCAGCAGCCGACTTGGCGCCGTCAGTGGCGGTGGAAGCAGCGCCCGAGACGGCACCGGTTGtagcgtcggcggccttgttgAGGCCCGCGGTGGCACGGTCAGCGGTACCCTTGGCAGCATCAGTAGCACCAGAGGTAACGCCACCGAAAGCACCAGAGGCACCAGAGCCGAGGCCGCTAACGGCACCGGTGGCAGAGTCGACGGCCTTGTTGGCAGCACCGGTGGCGGAGTCGATGGCCTTGTTGGCAGCACCGGCGGCCTTGCCGGCGACGTCACCGACGGCGCCAGTAGCCTTgccagcggcgtcgctggTAGTCTTGGACACGCCGTCGAGAGCAgcgggggtggagggggcAGAGCCGGTGACAccgccaacggcggcagtggcctTGTCGGAAACGCCCTTGGCGGCATCAGTAGCGCCGTTGGCAGCGCCGGTGGCAGCGCCGGTGGCAgcgtccttgcccttgttggcaaaggcagcggcgccggcaacgCCGGCAGCACCAAggccagcgacggcggcagtggcaccGGCAATGGCACCCTTGTTGGAGCTGGGGGCCTCAACAGCCttgtcggcagcggcgggcgcagcAGGGGCAAcgtcagcggcgacggcctcgggggcggcgacaacgggagcagcagcgtcggtGACAGgagcggcagcgtcggcaaCAGGAGCGGCAGCGTCGGTGACAGGaacgacgggctcgacgggggcggcaagggcagcagCGGTAGCCGAGCTGACATCCTCGGGCGCAGACgtggcagcggcgtcaaCGGCCTCAACAGGAGCGTTCACGGGAACAACGGGGACGCCTGTTGCTGTTAGCACGGGCGTAGAGAGCCACACAACTGTTACTCACCGGTAGCAGGGGCAGTGACCTTCTCGGCGACCTGAGCGACAGGGGCCGGAACCTCGGGCTTGTCGAGGCCCTGGACGACGTTCTGGAGCTGGTTGACAGCGTCAACGGGAGGAGCCGAGCCAGCAggcgagacggcgtcggtagggccgtcgaccttggggagcgaggcgacgtcgatgccgcggtccttggcgtcctcgacggAGATCTGCCGCGAGTCAGACACGCCATTGAGATCCAGTGATCTACTCACAGGAGCGGGCTTGGCAACGTCAATGCCAGTGGCCTTggtggcagcgacggcagcaccgccgagagcggcggcaccggcagcggcgatACCGCCAATGGCGCCAGCGTGCGACGAGACGGTCTCGCCAACAGACTTCTGGGTCGCCTCGGGGGCGTCGGCAGCAGGCGTAGGGACAGTGGCCTCGAGGGTGGCGGGCTCAGCGACCTTCtcctgcgcggcgccgagggaaGGCTCCGAAGACGGCTGGGTGGCAGGGGTCACCTCGGCGGTGCCGtgggtggcagcggcggccttgggctcggcaGCAGTGAGGGAAGGCTCCTCGCCCTGGGCAggggccgcgacgacctcggacTTGGAGGGGGCCGTGTAGACCTGCACGGTCGCAGTTAGTaccagcgcgcgctctgggcggcggcatgtcGTCACTCACGTTGTTCACGTTTCCGTGCTCATCTAAAACACTCGTGTCAGTGATACGGCTCACACTCGACGCATCAGCCGCGCAACGCACCAGTCTCGGTCGCCTCGGTGTCGTGGATCTtccactcgccgtcgacgatgAACTTGAAGGTGATCTTCTCACCCCAAGGAAGGGGGACCTTGCCCGAGAAGGTGCCATCCTCCTGCCTGATCAAGGCCGTGTCGGATTCTGACCAGTTGTTGAAGTTTCCGGCGACGTTGACCTGTTGTCGTGTAGTAGCATGTCGTTGGAATCGGCCGTTCCGAGCCAAGGGTGGAATGTAACCGGGGGAATCACGTCAAGATAAAAATCAAAACGGGTCACGCCAGTCGGTTGTAACcaagtggaggtgggtgggcgcgATCCAGGTGGGGATGGCAATCACACGGGGTCAGCGCAGTGTTCCAAAGGAGGCGTGAACAGAGTTCGGAGGACAGAAGCAAGCAGCAGAAGCGAGCAGTGATGGGCGTGCAGAGTACGAGAGAGTACGCCATGCACACATGGGGGTTGTGGGTGTATTTTCGTCACGCTTCCTCGGATGGAACAGTGTGGATGTGGGGAGattggtgtgtgtgtgtgtttgcTCAAGGACGACGTACCGTGGTCGGCCCGGCGACCCAGGTGAAGGTCGCAATGTGCTTGTCGCtcatgttgttgttgtggtaACGCGGTAGTTGATGTGCCTATCCTAGTCTGTAAATGGGAAGAAGTGCAGTGCAGCAAGACTAGAAAATGCACGGCAAGTAGTAGTGTTGGATGGAAGGATGGAGGGGGGGGGTGTGGGGCAAAGAAACGACTaaggaggcggcgggtgggtggaAAACCACCATGACTTGCAGCATGACTGACGACTGCGGCTGCTTGCTACACTTGCTCGGCCGGCCAAAATTGCCAAGAGTGGCAGTCGTCATGTCGGGTGGCGGGTCAAAAAGCTAACAAACTCACCGCCCGCACAAGAGCACTGCAAACCCACACACGTCTTACTCTTCTCAGTCGCAATGCATTGCATTGCCTCGCCGTCCACTGCCCCTGGATCCAGCCGAGTGGGCCCTGGGCCCGACTAAC
Encoded proteins:
- the PRKAB1 gene encoding 5'-AMP-activated protein kinase subunit beta-1; translated protein: MSDKHIATFTWVAGPTTVNVAGNFNNWSESDTALIRQEDGTFSGKVPLPWGEKITFKFIVDGEWKIHDTEATETDEHGNVNNVYTAPSKSEVVAAPAQGEEPSLTAAEPKAAAATHGTAEVTPATQPSSEPSLGAAQEKVAEPATLEATVPTPAADAPEATQKSVGETVSSHAGAIGGIAAAGAAALGGAAVAATKATGIDVAKPAPISVEDAKDRGIDVASLPKVDGPTDAVSPAGSAPPVDAVNQLQNVVQGLDKPEVPAPVAQVAEKVTAPATGVPVVPVNAPVEAVDAAATSAPEDVSSATAAALAAPVEPVVPVTDAAAPVADAAAPVTDAAAPVVAAPEAVAADVAPAAPAAADKAVEAPSSNKGAIAGATAAVAGLGAAGVAGAAAFANKGKDAATGAATGAANGATDAAKGVSDKATAAVGGVTGSAPSTPAALDGVSKTTSDAAGKATGAVGDVAGKAAGAANKAIDSATGAANKAVDSATGAVSGLGSGASGAFGGVTSGATDAAKGTADRATAGLNKAADATTGAVSGAASTATDGAKSAAGGIKGAFGKVTGSSATTPNAPSGVTDSVSNTATAATDSAKGAADATTGAFSATADKATTLAKDGAAGVTGGAQKASDFGGNVFNKAKDATGSVYTTAASTPGAAAGAAGGAVDSAATVSKDAASNVTGAASQGATATTDAAGKAVGATTDAAGNVSSSAQKTVSGAFDSAKEATTPAASALASTPAAVSDAATGAVNGASGAATNAGNAVSNFAKDAQQSVSQSATQASDAAAEHAAKLKKRKSGFFGKLKAAFKKNKD